GCTGTTCAGGCTTATTGGTTACACAGGCCATCGCAATATCATGCTTTTGACAATAATCTAAAAATGGTAAAACCCCCTCATATATTTGCGTATTGACACAGAGCTCCTGCGCATAAACAGCAACAAATGTACTGAGGAGTTGCTCTTGCTGTTGAGCCTCGACTTGTCCAAACTGATGTTCTAGCACAGCCTCACACAGTTTGGCTGCACCTTTTCCCACCCAATCCCGAACTTGAACCTCTGTCACCTTCGCCAAACCCAGTTTTTCTAAACTCAGGTTCATAGAGCGATATAAATCAGCAGCGGAATCGACAAGTGTTCCGTCTAAATCAAATAAAATAAGACTACGGTGTTGTAACTGTGCAACAGACATCCTTTAAACCCCAGAAATGAAAAAGGCACACCCAGGAGGGCATGCCTTGATTGTAAAAGCTTCGCCCAATTATTTAAAGAATAGCCAGGCAATCACCGCTAAAATGATCAATACAATAATAGAAATGAGGCCAACCGAAGCATTCTTCTGCTGCTCTTTTTCCTCAGTCACACGCGAAACAGGTGCTTCAATCGGCACAGGTTGTGGTGTTGGTACGGCCTGTACATTGATTCCTTCAGGGATTGGTGCTGGCTTTGGAATCGCCACTTGCTGCGGCATTCCATCACGCGTGATCGGCGTCTCGACTGCACGTTCAGCAATACTTGGCATACCCTGATCCGTAGAATTTGACGCTACAGGTTCAATCTCGATTTCCGGCAATTCAGCTTCAGATACTGCTGGCGCAAGTACTGAAAAGACAAAACTGGCAAACTGCAGAATATCGCCATCGTGTAGCTCAGTTTCCTGTTCAACACGCGTATCATTAATAAATGTACCATTCGACGAGTTCAGGTCTTGTACCCATAACTGCTGATCTTTCAGCAATAACGCCGCATGGCGACGCGAAATATCTGCTGACTGTAGCAAAATATCCGCATCTTGATGTCTGCCCACCAACATGTCACGTTCGACACTCAGTTCTTGCCCCGTAAATTCACCTGTAATGGCTTGCAATTTCCAAGTCATAGATGCATATCCTTATATAATTTCTTGCAATCATAACATTGTGACATAAGCGCTTCTGTGCATC
The DNA window shown above is from Acinetobacter colistiniresistens and carries:
- a CDS encoding phosphoglycolate phosphatase; translation: MSVAQLQHRSLILFDLDGTLVDSAADLYRSMNLSLEKLGLAKVTEVQVRDWVGKGAAKLCEAVLEHQFGQVEAQQQEQLLSTFVAVYAQELCVNTQIYEGVLPFLDYCQKHDIAMACVTNKPEQLAKGILDLLALSPYFKMVIGGDSLAERKPHPLPLLHCVQAQKTTTTATLMIGDSSNDVEAARRAGIDCIVVSYGYNHGESIYDCQPQQVVDSLAELIEEDLVRRQA
- a CDS encoding FHA domain-containing protein, encoding MTWKLQAITGEFTGQELSVERDMLVGRHQDADILLQSADISRRHAALLLKDQQLWVQDLNSSNGTFINDTRVEQETELHDGDILQFASFVFSVLAPAVSEAELPEIEIEPVASNSTDQGMPSIAERAVETPITRDGMPQQVAIPKPAPIPEGINVQAVPTPQPVPIEAPVSRVTEEKEQQKNASVGLISIIVLIILAVIAWLFFK